A single window of Polyodon spathula isolate WHYD16114869_AA chromosome 2, ASM1765450v1, whole genome shotgun sequence DNA harbors:
- the LOC121299567 gene encoding prostaglandin E2 receptor EP4 subtype-like, which produces MAQDNSTNCSICDHCKPMDPTVPAIMFIFGVVGNMIAIVVLCKSRKEQKETTFYTLVCGLAFTDLLGTILVSPVTIATYVKGCWPGEDSLCEYSAFILLFFGLAGLSIICAMSVERYMAINHAYFYNHYVDKKLAGLTLLAIYVSNVLFCALPSMGFGKAEKQYPETWCFIDWRSNVSTNAAFSYMYAGFSSFLILTTVVCNILVCGALIRMHRKFVRRTSLGTDQNRIAEFRRRRSFRRMAGAEIQMVILLIATSVVVLICSIPLVVRVFVNQLYQPEVVKEIYKNPDLQAIRIASVNPILDPWVYILLRKAVLLKLIEKIKCLFCRIGGPGQRSGHNFNCIDGQRTSSVMSRDSPSLVSRELREFSSTSQTFLYLPENSENFLGSCRIGRGTSDSSTESSSLRAFQSSNYLQEQDSENRTSVNQSGSSSFLHSSSRPPSYQKTHPLHVTFTDETLNLQEKCI; this is translated from the exons ATGGCGCAAGACAATTCGACCAACTGCAGTATTTGCGATCATTGTAAACCAATGGACCCTACTGTTCCCGCTATTATGTTTATATTTGGTGTTGTTGGAAACATGATAGCAATTGTTGTTCTTTGCAAGTCCAGAAAGGAACAGAAAGAGACTACCTTCTACACCTTGGTCTGCGGACTAGCATTCACCGATCTGTTGGGCACAATTCTCGTCAGTCCGGTCACCATTGCCACCTATGTGAAAGGATGTTGGCCAGGTGAGGACTCGCTCTGCGAGTACAGTGCTTTCATTCTCCTCTTTTTTGGGCTGGCAGGACTTAGCATAATATGTGCCATGTCAGTTGAAAGATACATGGCTATTAACCATGCCTATTTCTACAACCACTATGTGGACAAGAAGCTGGCAGGCTTAACATTGCTTGCGATCTATGTTTCAAACGTGCTGTTCTGTGCTTTGCCCAGCATGGGTTTTGGCAAGGCTGAGAAGCAGTACCCTGAAACTTGGTGTTTCATAGACTGGAGAAGCAACGTGAGCACCAACGCTGCGTTCTCTTACATGTATGCGGGTTTTAGTTCTTTTCTTATTTTGACCACTGTTGTCTGCAATATCTTGGTCTGCGGGGCACTGATCAGGATGCACAGAAAGTTTGTGAGAAGGACATCCCTTGGCACGGATCAGAACAGGATTGCAGAGTTTCGAAGAAGACGGAGTTTCAGACGGATGGCTGGTGCAGAAATCCAGATGGTGATCCTGCTTATAGCCACGTCGGTGGTGGTGTTGATTTGTTCCATTCCGCTAGTG GTGCGAGTGTTTGTAAATCAGTTGTACCAACCAGAAGTGGTGAAGGAGATCTACAAAAACCCTGATCTCCAGGCCATTCGCATTGCCTCGGTCAACCCCATCCTGGACCCATGGGTCTATATTCTCCTGAGGAAGGCAGTTCTCCTCAAACTCATTGAGAAAATCAAATGTCTCTTCTGTAGAATTGGGGGACCCGGTCAGCGATCAGGTCACAATTTCAACTGCATAGACGGCCAGCGAACTTCCTCGGTGATGTCTCGAGATTCTCCTTCCCTTGTGTCTCGGGAGCTAAGGGAGTTCAGCAGCACATCACAGACATTTTTATACCTTCCGGAGAACAGCGAGAACTTCCTTGGCAGCTGTAGGATAGGGCGGGGGACATCAGACTCTAGCACAGAAAGCTCTTCATTAAGGGCTTTCCAGAGCTCTAATTATTTACAAGAGCAGGACTCAGAAAACAGGACTTCAGTAAATCAATCTGGTTCATCTAGCTTTTTACATTCAAGTAGTCGGCCCCCTTCTTATCAAAAAACCCATCCCCTCCATGTGACTTTCACGGATGAAACATTGAACCTTCAAGAAAAATGTATATAG